One Methanomassiliicoccales archaeon genomic region harbors:
- a CDS encoding flavodoxin domain-containing protein: MKTLVAFGTKYGSTEKVALEITSVLQQKGHKADMLDLRGRKNIELEQYELVVIGSGIEYGSWSKEALCFLDRNSRTLNKKKLAMFACCGDLMFDPIRADEYRRKYLQDVADKFGLHPIDIGLFGGVLDFSKYSFLVKDILSVHNTGERGAGEKDIDLNKLYDLRDWNVIRKWASDLDGVL, from the coding sequence GTGAAGACCTTGGTCGCCTTCGGCACCAAGTACGGTTCGACCGAGAAAGTGGCGCTGGAGATCACCTCCGTTCTGCAACAAAAGGGGCACAAGGCAGATATGCTGGACCTGCGTGGACGTAAGAACATCGAACTGGAACAGTACGAATTGGTGGTCATCGGAAGCGGCATTGAGTACGGTTCCTGGTCAAAGGAGGCGCTGTGCTTCCTGGATAGGAACTCCAGAACCCTGAACAAAAAGAAGCTGGCCATGTTCGCCTGCTGCGGTGACCTGATGTTCGACCCCATTCGAGCGGACGAATATCGACGCAAGTACCTGCAGGACGTGGCTGATAAATTTGGATTGCACCCGATCGACATCGGCCTTTTCGGGGGCGTCCTGGACTTCAGCAAGTACAGCTTCTTGGTCAAGGACATACTGAGCGTACACAATACCGGCGAACGGGGCGCAGGGGAGAAGGACATCGATCTGAACAAGCTCTATGACCTCCGAGACTGGAATGTCATCCGGAAATGGGCCAGCGACCTAGATGGGGTGCTGTAA
- a CDS encoding AsnC family transcriptional regulator, which yields MDETDVALCRLLMRNSRTSYSALGKELGLSPQVVHRRVQSLIEAEIIRGTYATLSFKATGVMWVVVHGWSRARSMDEVDRKFRAIPQVGIFQVASGNYVYVHGNVKDSAELADFVSAVQRDAQISEPQVGIIPLPPFTGSVLTPMDLRIIQALAMDARRPIFKVAEELGTTVKTVNRRLNRMVHEDLIMLSIHWQPDTLGDTISQIHLVLRDDVPREKAAFLLIKRFAPGTVRTYTFSNLPNQVIITYWSRNVREMQNACQELEAEGIFVSVVPNIIRSVFYYGDHQKASLQEMLRQAKKK from the coding sequence ATGGACGAGACCGATGTGGCCCTGTGTCGTCTCCTGATGCGCAATTCCCGCACATCCTATTCCGCTCTGGGGAAGGAGCTAGGCCTAAGCCCCCAGGTGGTACATCGGCGCGTTCAATCATTGATCGAGGCGGAGATCATCCGCGGCACCTATGCCACACTGAGCTTCAAGGCGACGGGTGTCATGTGGGTGGTGGTCCATGGTTGGTCCAGAGCCCGTTCCATGGATGAGGTCGATCGCAAGTTCCGGGCGATACCTCAGGTGGGGATCTTCCAGGTGGCCAGCGGTAATTACGTTTATGTGCATGGAAATGTCAAGGATTCGGCGGAGCTGGCCGATTTCGTTTCCGCGGTACAGCGCGATGCCCAGATCAGCGAACCCCAGGTAGGCATCATCCCCCTGCCCCCCTTCACGGGAAGCGTGCTCACGCCCATGGACCTGCGCATCATTCAAGCGTTGGCCATGGACGCGCGACGCCCCATATTCAAGGTGGCCGAGGAGCTGGGCACGACGGTAAAGACCGTCAACCGTCGGCTGAACCGGATGGTCCATGAGGACCTGATCATGCTATCCATCCACTGGCAGCCCGATACTCTGGGAGACACCATCAGCCAGATACACCTGGTACTTAGGGACGACGTTCCCCGGGAAAAGGCGGCGTTCCTGCTGATCAAGCGGTTCGCCCCGGGAACGGTGCGTACATACACCTTTAGTAACCTGCCCAATCAGGTCATAATCACTTATTGGAGCAGGAACGTGCGGGAGATGCAGAACGCCTGCCAAGAGCTCGAGGCGGAAGGTATCTTCGTGAGCGTAGTACCGAACATCATCCGATCTGTCTTTTACTACGGGGATCATCAGAAGGCATCATTGCAGGAAATGCTGAGACAGGCAAAGAAAAAGTGA
- a CDS encoding DUF167 domain-containing protein, whose amino-acid sequence MDLSKCLRPSGADAEMDIIVTPSSNNPGVQDVDPWRHRLVVKVHAPPEGGKANEEVEDLLSSVIGVKVQVVRGHTQRMKVVLLHSSPDKVRAALEHLK is encoded by the coding sequence GTGGACCTCTCCAAATGCCTGCGGCCTTCCGGGGCGGATGCGGAAATGGACATCATCGTCACGCCGAGCTCTAATAATCCGGGAGTTCAGGATGTCGATCCCTGGAGGCACAGGCTGGTGGTCAAGGTGCACGCCCCTCCGGAGGGCGGCAAGGCCAACGAAGAGGTGGAGGACCTTCTATCATCAGTGATCGGCGTCAAGGTTCAAGTGGTACGAGGTCACACTCAGAGGATGAAAGTTGTGTTGCTGCATTCCTCTCCGGACAAGGTAAGGGCGGCACTGGAGCATCTGAAATGA
- a CDS encoding Toprim subdomain protein, protein MTVGRSSQERLDEMQSILDEMAERSPDTVILVEGLRDRGALTILGIRGDIIQVQSSTGIFPVAEGLSREKRSAIILTDWDRKGGQLCRLLKNALKANAVPFDDTLRRRLVTIARQDIKDVQSLPSLYSRLVQEVQAR, encoded by the coding sequence ATGACGGTCGGTCGCTCCTCCCAGGAACGTCTGGATGAGATGCAATCGATCTTGGATGAGATGGCCGAGCGCTCCCCGGACACGGTCATATTGGTCGAGGGACTGCGCGACCGCGGGGCACTTACCATACTGGGTATTAGAGGCGACATCATCCAGGTGCAGAGCAGCACCGGGATATTCCCAGTAGCGGAAGGGTTGTCACGAGAGAAACGTTCCGCCATCATCCTTACCGATTGGGACCGGAAGGGAGGACAGCTGTGCCGACTTCTAAAGAACGCCTTGAAGGCCAACGCCGTTCCCTTCGATGATACCCTGCGCCGACGGTTGGTGACCATCGCCCGTCAGGACATCAAGGATGTGCAATCGTTACCGTCATTATACTCCCGGCTGGTGCAGGAAGTGCAGGCCAGGTAG
- the gcvPA gene encoding aminomethyl-transferring glycine dehydrogenase subunit GcvPA yields the protein MPLDRRMLEELGIENVEELFSDIPEKIRIEGIPLPQGKSEMEVIRTVQDMLSKNLTAEQAPCFLGGGIYHHFIPSAVSTITSRSEFLTSYTPYQAEISQGMLQSMFEYQSMISELTAMDVVNSSNYDWSTALGEAATMCHRILPKKTFLVPEAMSWEKRSVLRNYVSGPELNIVEYSYDPYTGEADLEDIRQKMTHDVCGLYIEVPNLFGIIDSRAPLLKKEFPEVPLVVGVNPLSLALVRPPGEYGADIVIGEGQSLGLPMNVGGPLLGLFACTLEHVRKMPGRLIGLTKDNTGRRAFCMTLQTREQHIRRSKATSNICTNEALLAIAVSAYLGMVGSKGLRALARINMRNARSLMQRIDELDGFTSPFFNGAHFNEFVVKTTVRPEKLNKLLLRHGIIGGMPMHRHLPRLNDHMLLTTTEMNSAEDIDRLIVALKEVVQ from the coding sequence ATGCCGTTGGACCGCAGGATGCTGGAGGAACTGGGCATCGAGAACGTCGAGGAACTGTTCTCGGACATCCCAGAGAAGATTCGTATCGAGGGGATACCCCTTCCGCAAGGCAAGAGCGAAATGGAGGTCATCCGAACGGTCCAGGACATGCTCTCCAAGAACCTGACCGCCGAACAGGCCCCCTGCTTCCTGGGCGGGGGCATCTACCATCACTTCATTCCCTCCGCGGTGAGCACCATCACCTCACGCTCGGAGTTCCTTACATCCTATACACCGTACCAGGCCGAGATCAGTCAAGGCATGCTGCAATCGATGTTCGAGTATCAGAGCATGATCTCAGAGCTGACCGCGATGGACGTGGTCAACTCATCTAATTATGATTGGTCCACCGCCCTCGGCGAAGCGGCCACCATGTGCCACCGCATCCTGCCGAAGAAGACGTTCCTGGTGCCGGAGGCCATGAGCTGGGAGAAGAGGTCGGTGCTACGCAACTACGTGTCCGGACCGGAACTGAACATCGTGGAATATTCATACGACCCCTACACCGGCGAAGCTGACCTGGAGGACATTCGGCAGAAGATGACCCATGATGTCTGCGGCTTGTATATCGAGGTCCCCAACCTCTTCGGGATCATCGATTCCCGGGCGCCGCTTCTGAAGAAGGAATTCCCCGAAGTGCCGTTGGTGGTCGGAGTTAACCCGCTCTCCCTGGCGCTGGTGAGACCGCCCGGCGAGTACGGTGCGGACATAGTCATCGGGGAAGGTCAATCATTGGGCCTGCCGATGAACGTGGGAGGACCGCTTCTCGGCCTCTTCGCCTGCACATTGGAACATGTACGCAAAATGCCTGGACGACTGATCGGACTGACGAAGGATAACACCGGTCGGCGGGCGTTCTGCATGACTTTACAGACCAGGGAACAGCACATCCGCAGGAGCAAGGCGACCTCCAACATCTGTACTAACGAGGCATTGCTGGCCATAGCGGTCTCTGCCTATCTGGGCATGGTCGGCAGCAAGGGACTGCGCGCCCTGGCTCGCATCAACATGAGGAACGCCCGGTCCCTCATGCAGCGCATCGATGAGCTGGATGGTTTCACTTCGCCTTTCTTCAACGGTGCGCACTTCAACGAGTTCGTGGTCAAAACGACGGTAAGGCCGGAGAAGCTGAACAAGCTTCTGCTGCGTCACGGGATCATCGGCGGCATGCCGATGCACAGACACCTTCCGCGCCTGAACGACCATATGCTTCTCACCACCACGGAAATGAACAGCGCGGAGGACATCGATCGTCTGATCGTCGCCCTCAAAGAGGTGGTGCAATGA
- the gcvPB gene encoding aminomethyl-transferring glycine dehydrogenase subunit GcvPB, with translation MSYRQARYDEPLIFELLGENDFCLMSEDEENVPESMRRETLCLPDLPEREVVRHYVNLSQMNFGVDNGIYPLGSCTMKYNPKYADLLSSLPTVTSVHPCQDEDSLQGALHLMFELEKCLCAISGMDAVTLQPAAGAHGEFTGMLLTKAYHSANNQQRDEVIVPDSAHGTNPASAAMAGYTVVEVPSGPDGCVDLEALKASLSERTAAVMVTNPNTLGLFEKDIGTLAEMVHEAGALLYYDGANLNAIMGMTTPGIMDFDIVHFNLHKTFATPHGGGGPGAGPVGVRKFLEPFLPVPRIVSAEGKYALEFDRIDSIGKVRSLYGNFAVLVRAYAYILAKGGDGLKEVSQKAVLNSNYLKSRVVGTYEMPFAELRKHEFVISARRLAKEKGIHASDIAKALLDRGFMTPTIYFPSLVEEALMIEPTETESKETLDKYAQALLDIANGDPEDIKSAPHNTAVGRVDEVYAAKELILSWRIYQRKQGRGTL, from the coding sequence ATGAGCTACCGCCAGGCCAGATATGACGAGCCTCTGATCTTTGAGCTGCTAGGAGAGAACGATTTCTGCCTAATGAGCGAGGATGAAGAGAATGTTCCGGAGAGCATGCGTCGAGAGACCCTGTGCCTGCCAGATCTGCCTGAACGAGAGGTCGTGCGCCATTATGTGAACCTCTCCCAGATGAACTTCGGCGTGGACAACGGGATCTATCCGCTCGGTTCCTGCACCATGAAATACAATCCCAAGTACGCCGACCTGCTGAGCTCCTTACCGACGGTGACGTCGGTGCACCCTTGCCAGGACGAGGATTCGTTGCAGGGGGCGTTGCACCTGATGTTCGAGCTGGAGAAGTGTCTCTGCGCCATCTCTGGCATGGACGCGGTTACCTTGCAACCGGCCGCGGGGGCCCATGGTGAGTTCACCGGAATGCTCCTGACGAAGGCGTACCATTCCGCCAACAACCAACAGAGGGACGAGGTCATCGTCCCCGATTCTGCTCACGGAACGAACCCGGCGAGCGCGGCCATGGCCGGTTATACCGTCGTGGAGGTCCCTTCCGGCCCGGATGGGTGCGTTGACCTGGAAGCCTTGAAGGCGTCGCTATCCGAACGTACGGCGGCGGTCATGGTCACCAACCCGAACACCTTGGGACTGTTCGAGAAGGACATCGGCACCTTGGCCGAAATGGTGCACGAGGCCGGAGCGCTGCTCTATTACGACGGAGCGAACCTGAACGCCATCATGGGCATGACCACACCGGGGATCATGGACTTTGACATCGTGCACTTCAACCTGCACAAGACGTTCGCCACCCCGCATGGAGGAGGGGGGCCTGGTGCCGGGCCGGTCGGGGTCAGAAAGTTCCTGGAACCGTTTCTGCCGGTGCCGCGCATCGTATCGGCCGAGGGAAAGTACGCCCTGGAGTTCGATCGCATCGACAGTATCGGCAAGGTCCGTTCGCTGTACGGCAACTTCGCGGTGCTGGTCAGAGCGTACGCCTACATACTGGCCAAGGGAGGGGATGGTCTGAAGGAAGTGTCGCAGAAGGCCGTGCTCAACTCCAATTACCTGAAGAGCAGGGTGGTCGGGACCTACGAGATGCCTTTCGCCGAACTGCGAAAACATGAGTTCGTGATCTCCGCGCGCAGGCTGGCCAAGGAGAAGGGGATACACGCCTCGGATATCGCCAAAGCGTTGCTGGACCGGGGGTTCATGACCCCCACCATATACTTCCCCTCGCTGGTCGAGGAAGCACTGATGATTGAACCTACCGAGACCGAGTCCAAGGAGACCCTCGACAAGTATGCGCAAGCATTGCTGGACATCGCCAATGGGGACCCGGAAGATATCAAGAGCGCGCCGCACAACACCGCGGTGGGACGGGTGGACGAGGTCTATGCCGCCAAAGAGCTCATCCTCAGTTGGAGGATATACCAACGGAAGCAAGGGAGGGGAACTCTTTGA
- the tmk gene encoding dTMP kinase yields MNRKKGAFIVLEGIDGTGKSTISRKLADWMREMGREVVLTAEPTKDWLGLAVRRSNEEGLDPLTESLLFTADRCEHTKQIVQWMDQGKMVICDRYFGSTVAYQGAALQESMGEEGLPWLVLINSPVIRRPHMTVLLTSDVDLAMKRVGDRGSLSKFERSDYLKQVQENYLMLVDRFDWRIVDSNGPLPDVLEQVKRVVQAYV; encoded by the coding sequence TTGAACAGGAAGAAAGGGGCGTTCATAGTACTGGAAGGGATAGACGGCACCGGAAAGAGCACCATCTCCAGGAAATTGGCCGATTGGATGCGGGAGATGGGGCGAGAGGTGGTGCTGACCGCGGAACCGACCAAGGACTGGCTGGGATTGGCCGTACGAAGGTCCAACGAAGAAGGGCTGGACCCCCTCACAGAATCGCTGCTGTTCACCGCTGACCGCTGTGAGCATACCAAACAGATCGTTCAATGGATGGACCAGGGCAAGATGGTGATCTGTGATCGATATTTCGGCTCCACGGTCGCCTATCAGGGCGCCGCCTTGCAGGAGAGCATGGGAGAGGAGGGCCTGCCCTGGCTGGTCCTGATCAACTCACCGGTGATCCGTCGCCCTCATATGACAGTTCTGCTGACCAGCGATGTTGACCTGGCCATGAAACGGGTGGGGGATCGCGGGTCCCTTAGTAAGTTCGAGAGAAGCGATTATCTGAAACAGGTGCAGGAGAACTATCTGATGCTGGTCGATAGGTTCGACTGGCGCATTGTAGATTCCAATGGACCGTTGCCAGATGTGCTCGAGCAGGTAAAGAGGGTCGTACAAGCATACGTTTAA
- the coaBC gene encoding bifunctional phosphopantothenoylcysteine decarboxylase/phosphopantothenate--cysteine ligase CoaBC, translating into MHPSEGIRGSVSSLLSGKTIVLGITGSIAAVECFELSRELMRHGARVIPVLSSEATKLVTPYAMSFATGEETITELDGRVQHVTLLGDVPGRADLLLIAPCTANTISKIACGIDDTTVTTMATVALGSGVPLLIAPAMHGAMFHNPMVAENIERLKKANVEFIGPRMEGRKAKIANMQEIVHATIRRLSAGEMCGKKVLVIGGSSAERMDDMRIITNLGTGETAVELAMAGYHQGADMELWMGRHSVALPSFLPTRRFESLADLKNMIPDISHDIVLVPAALSDFTLNGERGKLPSEEGGVTLRLKSAPKMLPLIRERCGTVVGFKAESQVDEATLLSEARSSLKKNDLLAVAANDLKDVTKGQTRIVLVTKKGKKALEGSKSQVAHMIITEVSNL; encoded by the coding sequence ATGCATCCCTCCGAGGGAATTCGTGGCAGTGTATCCTCCCTGCTCAGCGGGAAGACCATCGTATTGGGCATCACTGGTTCCATTGCCGCGGTGGAATGCTTCGAGCTTTCCCGGGAACTGATGAGGCACGGTGCGCGAGTGATCCCGGTCCTGTCATCGGAGGCGACCAAACTGGTCACTCCGTACGCCATGAGCTTCGCAACTGGAGAGGAGACCATCACAGAGCTGGACGGACGTGTGCAGCACGTGACCCTGCTGGGAGACGTGCCCGGACGGGCCGATCTTCTGCTCATCGCCCCCTGCACGGCCAACACCATCTCCAAGATCGCCTGTGGGATCGATGATACGACCGTGACCACCATGGCCACGGTGGCCTTGGGATCGGGAGTCCCCCTGCTCATAGCCCCGGCGATGCACGGGGCAATGTTCCACAACCCCATGGTGGCCGAGAACATCGAGCGCTTAAAGAAGGCGAACGTGGAGTTCATCGGTCCGCGCATGGAGGGACGGAAGGCCAAGATCGCCAATATGCAGGAGATAGTCCATGCCACCATCCGCAGGTTGAGCGCCGGGGAGATGTGCGGCAAGAAGGTACTGGTCATCGGTGGTTCCTCCGCGGAACGGATGGACGACATGCGCATAATCACCAATCTCGGGACCGGAGAGACCGCGGTGGAATTGGCCATGGCCGGTTACCATCAGGGCGCGGATATGGAACTGTGGATGGGGCGGCACAGCGTGGCGCTGCCTTCGTTCCTACCGACGCGTCGCTTCGAGAGCTTGGCCGACCTGAAGAATATGATCCCCGATATTTCCCATGACATCGTGCTGGTCCCGGCCGCCCTATCTGATTTTACTTTGAACGGGGAGAGAGGTAAGTTGCCGTCAGAGGAGGGCGGGGTGACACTGCGATTGAAGAGCGCACCCAAGATGTTGCCCCTCATCCGCGAAAGATGCGGAACGGTGGTAGGCTTCAAGGCCGAATCCCAGGTCGATGAGGCGACCCTCCTATCGGAGGCCCGTTCATCGTTGAAGAAGAACGATCTGCTGGCGGTCGCAGCTAACGATCTAAAGGACGTGACCAAGGGTCAGACCAGGATCGTGCTTGTCACTAAAAAAGGAAAAAAGGCCCTGGAGGGCAGCAAGTCCCAAGTGGCCCATATGATCATCACGGAGGTTTCCAACCTATGA
- a CDS encoding pantoate kinase produces MKTKAFCPGHITGLFQVCEHEDVMTCGSRGAGLSISLGVISEVEVTEGTGMINIWLNGLKAQAPVTEHAVRSLLGDRKLDVDVHNELQIPLAQGFGTSAAGSLSAAWALASLLDLPEGEAYSAAHSAEIVNRTGMGDVSGIMRGGIELRKKPGLPPIGDVQRMNGHMNLVLAIVGPSIPTTEMLGKKEVREHINAVGERCVDDLMREPTLDNFFRLSNEFMEGSGLSTPEVRRAVWEAKKWGWASQAMIGNSIFATGPDLTLLQEALSAYGETFLCTLDVKGPRLL; encoded by the coding sequence ATGAAGACCAAGGCGTTCTGCCCCGGGCACATCACCGGACTGTTCCAGGTCTGCGAGCATGAGGATGTCATGACCTGTGGTTCACGAGGCGCTGGATTGAGCATCTCGTTGGGCGTGATCAGCGAGGTCGAGGTGACGGAAGGTACTGGCATGATAAACATCTGGCTGAACGGATTGAAAGCTCAAGCGCCGGTCACCGAGCACGCCGTCCGTTCATTGCTTGGCGATAGGAAACTGGACGTTGATGTGCACAACGAACTGCAGATCCCCTTGGCACAAGGTTTCGGCACCAGCGCCGCAGGTTCGTTGTCCGCGGCTTGGGCCTTGGCCTCTTTATTGGATCTACCAGAGGGGGAGGCGTACTCCGCAGCCCACTCCGCCGAGATCGTTAACCGCACGGGCATGGGTGATGTCTCCGGCATCATGCGCGGGGGGATCGAACTGCGAAAGAAGCCAGGGCTTCCGCCCATCGGAGATGTGCAGCGGATGAACGGCCATATGAACCTCGTCCTCGCCATCGTCGGACCTTCCATCCCCACCACGGAGATGCTGGGCAAGAAGGAAGTTCGGGAACACATCAACGCTGTGGGCGAAAGATGCGTGGACGATCTGATGCGGGAACCGACTCTGGACAACTTCTTCCGCCTGTCCAACGAGTTCATGGAAGGGTCCGGGCTTTCCACGCCGGAGGTGCGCCGAGCGGTCTGGGAGGCCAAGAAATGGGGCTGGGCCAGCCAGGCGATGATCGGCAATTCGATCTTCGCCACTGGTCCGGACCTGACGCTTCTGCAGGAGGCCCTCTCCGCCTATGGGGAGACGTTCCTTTGCACCTTGGACGTCAAGGGGCCTAGGCTGCTCTGA
- a CDS encoding DUF357 domain-containing protein, whose product MRDTISKEHLERYLDITKRALDKIGIAAPERSFNRKLAESFLEMATTYYQDAKHFAEKGDYVNAFASVNYSHGWLDCGARIGLFDVGQDDQLFTLYE is encoded by the coding sequence ATGCGGGACACCATTTCCAAAGAGCATCTGGAAAGGTACTTGGACATCACCAAGCGAGCCTTGGACAAGATCGGGATCGCCGCGCCCGAGCGTTCCTTCAATCGCAAATTGGCCGAATCGTTCCTGGAGATGGCCACTACCTATTACCAGGATGCCAAGCACTTCGCCGAGAAAGGCGATTATGTGAACGCGTTCGCCTCGGTCAACTATTCCCATGGCTGGCTGGACTGCGGGGCTCGCATCGGACTGTTCGACGTGGGCCAGGACGACCAGTTGTTCACTCTCTATGAGTAG